The following is a genomic window from Petrotoga sp. 9PWA.NaAc.5.4.
GGAAATAGGTTTTTATATAAACTATAGAAAGTGTATTTATCATAAGTCGCAAAACAAGACTCAGGTTTAGAACACGTATAATCAATTTCCAAAAATTCTAAAAGTGAAGCTAATCTTCCATCTTCTCCATAATCTCCATGAACAATGTTAAAAACAAATTTATAATTCTGAATTTTTTCTATAAAATTATTTTCTATTAAATCTATTATTATTGGATTGTGACCTAAAATTTTTAAACTTTTAAAGATATTTTCAGCACTTTTAAAAGATATTTCTCTTTCTAAGGATTTTCCTCCTGCGATAATAGGAATATTCATTTTTTACCCCTCTCAAGAACATTTAGACCAACCACATTTTGTGCATGAAATGCATCCTGATTCGTTTATTAAAGTATTTTTTGATAGACAGCTTGGACAATATCTATTACCTTCAGAATCTATATAGTAGCCTTCTTCATATTTTAAATCATTTGCATAAACAAACTTTTCTATTTCTTCTTTAGTTTTTGGAAAACCTGTCCTGATGAATTTATAATCAGTAGGTTCTTTTTCCCATAGTTGCTCAAAATCCTTTAAAGCTTTATTTATTTCTTCTGCAAGTTCTTTACAGTAGTTGCCTTTAACTTTTTTCAATTGTTCGACTATTTCATCAGTAGATACCCCTGCTCTTAAAGCAATAGAAGACAATCTCCCTATTACTTCGGCAGTTTCTGTACCATCTGACAAGAAAATCTCCACTGCTTCCCCTACATCATCAAAAGAAACAGTAACATAAACTGTGCTATTATTATATTTGAACTTTCGAGTTACGCTTCTTAAAGTTTCTTTTCTTGGTCGAGCTCTCAATTTGTGCTTTTCGTCAATTACAAAAAATGTGACATTCTTTTCTTTTTTTTGATCAGATGATGCAGAAGTAAGAACTTGTGTTTCTAAACTTCCGTTTCTGTAAATTGTTAATCCTTTTATATTCAAGTCCAGAGCTCTCAAATAGATAGATTTAACGTCATCTACGCTTGCTGATTGAGGCATATTTATTGTTTTAGAACAAGATGCATCAAGGTAACTTTGTATAACATGTTGTGCGAGTAAATGGTCTTCAGGTTTAATATCCATAGAAGTAACAAAAACTTTTTTAATCTCTTCAGGAATTGATTGGATTTGTTGAATGCTTCCTTTTTCTATTATTTCGGTTTTTAATTCTTCTGTTAAAGCTGTTCCTAATCTTTCAATTAATATTGGGTTTATATATGAAAGAGGAACTCTTTCGCCTTCTTTAGTTATCATATATCTTGTATATGACAAAAGAAAATTTGGTTCGATACCACTTGAAGTATCTGCTAAGTTGGAGATAGATCCTGTAGGGGCAATAGTATTTGTTTGAACATTTCGTTTGTACTGTTTTGCTTCAGTAAAGAAATGTTTTCTAATTTTTTCATTCCATATTTTTAAATCTTCGTCAATTCCGTCTTCTAACATAACAAAAGGAATGAATCCTTGAGGATATTTCGATCTTTCAAAATCTGGGAAATTGCCTCTTTCTTCAGCTAATTTACTACTTGAAACATGAGAATAATAGGCTAATTGAGCCGTTATTTTAGCCATAAGTTTTCTTCCAAATTCAGAATTATAAGGGATATCTTTTTTGAACAAAGCATCTGCTAATCCCATTATTCCCAATCCGATAAACCTTTGTTTTTTAGAAATTTCTTCTATTTGGCTTAAAGGATATATATTGGCATCTATAACATCGTCTAAGAACCTTATTGACCAATACACTATCTCTTCGAAATCTTTTGCAGAATCAGCATTTGGGTTTCCAAGGTCTATTTCCTCTATCAATTTTGATATGTCTATTGAACCAAGATTGCAACTTCCAAAAGGAGGTAACGGTTCTTCCCCACATGGATTAGTTGAAGTTACAGGAGTATATTCACTCATAGCATAATATTGATTATGTCTTCCAAGAAAGAGCATTCCTGGGTCGCCTGTTTTCCAAGCATTTTCAGCCATTTTATCTATTAAATCTTTTGCTTTTATTTTTTTGTAAATATTTGAAGTAGGATGTTTTAAATCAATTTCTTGATCATTTTTTAGAAATGCCTTAAATTCCTCAGGATTGTCGATATTCACCGAGATATTGAAGTAATTTAATACGTTGTTTCCAGAATTATCTTTTTTTGAATATATAAAATCTAAAATATCTGGGTGATCATACCTTAAAACAGCCATTTGAGCAGCTCTTCTTGAACCACCTTGTTCTATTGTAGATGCTGCTGTGTTAAAAACATGCATAAAACTCACTGGACCGGAAGATTTTCCACCTGTACCAGCTATTGAGGATCCTTTAGGCCTCAATGTTGAAAAGTCATATCCAACTCCACCACCGTATTTCATTATTAGAGCTGCGTTTTTAACTGCGTCAAATATGGAAGAGAGTGAATCATCCATAGGTATGACGAAACAAGCTGATAGCATATTATGTTTAGATCGAGAATCAAATATAGTTTTATAATCTTCTAAAGTCATTTCTTCTACATCTTTTTTGAATATTGATTTGT
Proteins encoded in this region:
- a CDS encoding adenosylcobalamin-dependent ribonucleoside-diphosphate reductase; protein product: MLTVNKWLNVDPSPNAVTILKDRYFLKDGEGNYLENSWKEVSKRIARHVAAAEIVYTDDIKKIKEAEEQFYKLIKSRIFLPNSPTIFNAGKTMDKSIFKKDVEEMTLEDYKTIFDSRSKHNMLSACFVIPMDDSLSSIFDAVKNAALIMKYGGGVGYDFSTLRPKGSSIAGTGGKSSGPVSFMHVFNTAASTIEQGGSRRAAQMAVLRYDHPDILDFIYSKKDNSGNNVLNYFNISVNIDNPEEFKAFLKNDQEIDLKHPTSNIYKKIKAKDLIDKMAENAWKTGDPGMLFLGRHNQYYAMSEYTPVTSTNPCGEEPLPPFGSCNLGSIDISKLIEEIDLGNPNADSAKDFEEIVYWSIRFLDDVIDANIYPLSQIEEISKKQRFIGLGIMGLADALFKKDIPYNSEFGRKLMAKITAQLAYYSHVSSSKLAEERGNFPDFERSKYPQGFIPFVMLEDGIDEDLKIWNEKIRKHFFTEAKQYKRNVQTNTIAPTGSISNLADTSSGIEPNFLLSYTRYMITKEGERVPLSYINPILIERLGTALTEELKTEIIEKGSIQQIQSIPEEIKKVFVTSMDIKPEDHLLAQHVIQSYLDASCSKTINMPQSASVDDVKSIYLRALDLNIKGLTIYRNGSLETQVLTSASSDQKKEKNVTFFVIDEKHKLRARPRKETLRSVTRKFKYNNSTVYVTVSFDDVGEAVEIFLSDGTETAEVIGRLSSIALRAGVSTDEIVEQLKKVKGNYCKELAEEINKALKDFEQLWEKEPTDYKFIRTGFPKTKEEIEKFVYANDLKYEEGYYIDSEGNRYCPSCLSKNTLINESGCISCTKCGWSKCS